The following proteins are encoded in a genomic region of Clostridium kluyveri:
- the iscB gene encoding RNA-guided endonuclease IscB: protein MIKNNNYAFVIDNKGNKLSPCKINKAWYLIRKNKAIQVNKYPMVIQLKREIKDKEDESEFVCGIDDGSLHVGIGIIQKCKTKNKVIFKGTIEQRQDVKHLMDIRRDYRRYHRYHKRYRPKKFNNRANSKRKNRIAPSIKQKKDAILRVINKLNKYINITEYHLEDVAIDIRALIEGKKLYKWQYQKSNRLDENIRKSVILRDGCECMECGKSSCVLEVHHVVPRRLHGNNNLSNLITLCSECHQKTEGKEELFIKHYQDMIKGKNIRFDYAQHVMQGKTYLRKELSKLAKLILTTGGDTANKRIDWNIEKNHSNDALVITDLKINSDDCNIKNWAIKLMRRKSKANIENLQGFKHRDLIKYTKKNGENYIGYITALYPKKKQCNITTIEERILKRYGIKSCKLLWRFNKIYWF, encoded by the coding sequence ATGATAAAAAATAATAATTATGCTTTTGTTATTGACAATAAAGGCAATAAGTTAAGTCCATGTAAGATAAATAAAGCATGGTACTTAATTAGAAAAAACAAAGCAATACAAGTTAATAAATATCCTATGGTTATTCAATTAAAAAGGGAAATAAAGGATAAGGAAGATGAATCAGAATTTGTTTGTGGTATAGATGATGGAAGTTTACATGTAGGCATTGGCATCATTCAAAAATGTAAAACTAAAAATAAAGTAATATTCAAAGGAACAATAGAACAACGTCAAGATGTTAAACATTTGATGGATATTCGTAGAGATTATAGAAGATATCATAGATACCACAAAAGATATAGACCTAAAAAATTTAATAATAGAGCAAATAGTAAAAGAAAAAATCGAATTGCACCAAGTATTAAACAAAAGAAAGATGCTATTTTAAGAGTTATTAATAAACTAAATAAATATATCAATATAACAGAATATCATTTAGAAGATGTTGCAATAGATATAAGAGCTTTAATAGAAGGTAAAAAATTATACAAATGGCAATATCAAAAATCTAACAGGCTAGATGAAAACATAAGAAAATCAGTTATATTGAGAGATGGTTGTGAATGTATGGAATGCGGTAAATCTAGTTGTGTTTTAGAAGTACATCATGTTGTTCCTAGAAGGTTACACGGTAATAATAATCTTAGTAATCTTATAACTTTATGTAGTGAATGTCATCAAAAGACAGAAGGTAAGGAAGAATTATTTATTAAACATTATCAAGATATGATAAAAGGTAAAAATATAAGATTTGACTATGCACAACATGTAATGCAAGGGAAAACATATCTTAGAAAAGAATTAAGTAAATTAGCTAAATTAATATTAACCACTGGTGGAGATACAGCAAATAAAAGAATAGATTGGAATATAGAGAAAAATCATAGTAATGATGCATTAGTTATAACTGATTTAAAAATTAATTCTGATGACTGCAATATAAAAAATTGGGCAATTAAACTAATGAGAAGGAAATCAAAAGCTAATATAGAGAATTTACAAGGGTTTAAACATAGAGATTTAATTAAATATACGAAGAAAAATGGAGAAAATTACATAGGATATATTACAGCTTTATACCCTAAAAAGAAACAATGTAATATAACAACAATAGAAGAAAGAATATTAAAAAGATATGGAATTAAATCTTGTAAATTATTATGGAGATTTAATAAAATATATTGGTTTTAA